TTTCTGATATACATCGAAGAAACATAAAACAGGCAACATTAAATAAAATTGATTCGCATATTGATCTCATCATAATTGGTGGCGATTTAAGAGAAAATGGTGTGCCGCTTAAACGAACAAGAAAGAATTTGGATATGTTGAAAAAGTGGAACAAGTCAATCTGCTTTATCTGGGGTAATAATGATTATGAAGAAAACCCTGTAGCATTATATCAAATGCTTCAAAAAGAAAACATTACAATCCTGGCAAACGATTCAACTCAGGTCAAAGGAAACAACGAACAATATTTCAACCTCGTCGGTCTTGATTGCTGTAAATATAAAGAGGCCCGGTTTGATCTGGCTACAAAGAATATGGACGCTGCCTATACGGTATTGGTAACGCATGCTCCGAGTGCATTTGAAAATATGACGGAAAATGAACAGGATACTGCACATCTGGTGCTCGCAGGCCATACACACGGCGGTCAAATACGTATATTCGGATATGGATTCTACGAAAGAGGCAGCTATACGAAGAGAAGAAATACGAATATCCTAATTAGCGAAGGCTACGGATACACAGGACTTCCATTTCGTTTAGGAACAAAATCTGAATGCCATGTCTTAACATTTGAAAAAAAGGTATAAGTGTATGTGCAATCTGCATGTTAGTTGCATATAGTATTACAAGTAATAAAACACATGGTTTATTAGTGTGGGGCATACTACTGTGTGAAGGGGGTTTCTACATTGCGTATTGAACGTGTTTCTAATGATCAATTCACCATTTTTTTGACATTTGATGACTTGATAGAACGTGGATTTACAACACAAGAACTTTGGCATGATGTTAAAAATGCTGGGAGCCTATTTAGTGAGATGATGTATGAAGCAAGTAGTGAGCTTGGCATTGAATTAGAGGGAATGCTCCTTGTACATGTTCATTTGATGCAGGCGCAGGGAATGCATGTATATGTAACACAGAAAATAGAAGATACTAATTGGGATGAGGATTTTATTGAAATGAAAGTTACATTAGATGAAAGTAATGAATTGATATTTTCTTTTCAGGAATTTGAAGACTTGATTCAGGTTGCAACTTATCTTGATAATATTTCAATCACAGGCGGAAGCGTATATTACATGAACGACCGATATTATATTTTACTGCAGGATGAAGAAATAAATATGTCGTATAAAGAAAATGTTATTGCAATTTTGTCTGAGTTTTCTTCACCAAGTATTGTGACTTCGGCAAGGTTAAATGAATATGGAAAAGTGATTATGAAAAATAATGCAATTGACCAAATAATTGATCAATTTTATTAATGCATAGCCATTGTATACTACATTTTGTAGTGTGGTATACAGTAATATTTGTTATCGTTTTCACGTCAATAAAATAATTAAGGAAAATAAGTTTTCTTTTATTGCATATTTATGATGAACGTGTATACTAATCTCTGAGTACAGCTATATTTATTATAATTGAGTAGATTTACTAGGAGGTAAATTCATGGTAGCCGATAAAGCAGCAGATTCTACTAAAGAACAAAGTAGTAAAAACAACGTATTAACTTCAACAAGGACTGTTGTAAAAACCGCATTGGAAAAGTTAGGTTATCCTGATGAGGTATTTGAACTATTAAAGGATCCTATTCGAATGATGACTGTTAGAATTCCCGTCCGTATGGACGATGGATCAATGAAAATTTTTACTGGTTATCGGGCACAGCACAATGATGCTGTTGGTCCAACAAAGGGGGGCGTTAGATTTCATCCGGATGTAACTGAAACCGAGGTAAAAGCGCTTTCTATCTGGATGAGTCTAAAAGCAGGTATTGTTGACCTTCCGTATGGTGGCGGTAAAGGTGGAATTATTTGCGATCCAAGAGAGATGTCATTTCGTGAACTTGAAGGGGTTAGTCGTGGATATGTTCGTGCGATAAGCCAAATAGTTGGCCCAAACAAAGATATACCAGCTCCTGACGTTTTCACTAACTCGCAAATAATGGCATGGATGATGGATGAGTACAGCCGGATTGATGAATTTAACAGCCCAGGGTTTATAACAGGAAAACCGATTGTTTTAGGTGGTTCTCACGGTAGAGAATCTGCAACGGCAAAAGGTGTTACAATTGTTATTAATGAGGCAGCAAAGAAAAAAGGTATCGATGTAAAAGGCGCAAGAGTAGTAGTTCAAGGATTTGGTAATGCAGGAAGTTTCCTATCCAAATTTTTACATGACGCTGGCGCAAAAGTTGTAGGTATTTCTGATGCATATGGAGCACTTCACGATCCGGATGGTCTAGATATTGATTATTTATTAGATAGACGTGATAGCTTTGGAACTGTAACAAAATTATTTGATAATACTATATCAAATAAAGAATTACTTGAGTTAGATTGTGATATCTTGGTACCTGCCGCTGTAGAAAATCAAATTACTGCCGAAAATGCACATAATATCAAGGCAAGTATTGTGGTTGAGGCTGCAAACGGTCCTACTACATTGGAAGGAACCAAAATTCTATCTGACCGCGGTATTTTACTAGTTCCTGATGTATTAGCATCTGCTGGTGGTGTAACCGTATCCTATTTCGAATGGGTGCAAAATAACCAGGGATATTATTGGGAAGAAGAAGAAATTGAAGACAAATTGAACAAGATCATGATAAAGGCATTTAATTCAATATACAACACGGCAGAAACAAGACGTGTGGATATGCGCTTAGCAGCTTATATGATTGGTGTAAGAAAAATGGCTGAAGCATCCCGCTTCCGTGGCTGGGTATAAAAACAGGAAGTGAAGGCGACTGCTCAGAAGCGGACGCATAAGCAAGGGACCGTAGAGCACATGTTTTTTGTGCTCGGAGTGTTCATTGCTTATGATGGCAGCTTCTAGGAGCCGGAACTGGACTAAAAACAGGAAGTGAAGGCGACTGCTCAGAAGCGGACGCATAAGCAAGGGACCGTAGAGCACATGTTTTTTGTGCTCGAAGTGTTCATTGCTTATGACGGCAGTTTCCAGTTCCCCAAACCGAAATAAATGACGAAAAAACTCCTATCATGTATAGTTAGATAGGAGTTTTTTTGTACTTTAAAAAATATTAATCTTTATCGGTATAAAGTATAAAGTTTAAGGTTTTCGCCATTAGTTCTTGGCGACAGCCAAGATTTTCTAATGATTGCCTAGCAAAACATGAAGTAGATCGCAGTAAAGGAAGTGTAATCATTGCTAAAGGAAGATACCATTATTATTGGCGGCGGCCCTTGTGGGATGTCATGCGCCATTGAATTACAAAATAAAAATATAGATGCTTTAATCCTTGAAAAAGGGAATATCGTGAATACCATCTATAATTTTCCAACGCACCAGATGTTTTTTAGTTCCAGTGAAAAACTGGAAATTGGAGATGTTGCATTTATTACAGAAAAACAGAAACCAGTCAGAAATCAGGCGTTAGCGTATTACCGTTCGGTAGCCGAGCGCAAGAAAATACGTATGAATCCGTTTGAAAGAGTCATTCAAGTGGATAAGACAGACCAGTATTTCCTCTTGAAAACAGAGCAATCTAACACAGGTAAACAAGTGGAATATAAGGCTCGTAATGTGATCATAGCAACCGGATATTATGACCAGCCAAACTATATGAATATTCCTGGTGAAGATTTGGAAAAAGTGATGCATTATTTTAAGGAGGCACATCCTTATTTCAATAAAAATGTGTTGGTGATTGGTGGTAAGAATTCAGCGGTTGATGCCACATTGGAACTCCATAAAGCAGGTGCTAATGTCACCGTATTATATCGTGGTGAAACCTATTCAAAAAGTGTTAAACCTTGGATTCTGCCTGAATTTGATTCATTAGTTCGAAAAGACAAAGTAAAGATGGAGTTTAATGCGGAAGTGTCGGAAATCACGAGTACACAGGTATACTATGAAGTGAACGGTGAAAAGAAAGCACTTGCCAATGATTTCGTTTTTGCAATGACCGGCTATAGACCTGATCTTCATTTCCTTAAACAATCAGGAATCGAAATTGATTTGCAAAGCGGACGACCGCAATTTGACAAGGATACACTGGAAACAAATGTGCCAGGAGTGTATGTCGCCGGTGTAATCGCTGCTGGATATAATAACAATGAAATTTTTATTGAAAATGGCAGACATCATGGTAAAGTTATCGCAGAGGCAATGACCGGCAGATAAAGGTATTTTTATGTGGAAAAGAGGGGGGATAAAACGTGAAAAAAGTAGTAGTATTAACAACCGGTGGAACGATTGCGAGTAAAAAAAATTCAGAATCCGGCTTACTTGAATCAGGTGTCATTAATGGGAATGAGTTACTGGATTTATGTGATATTCCAAGTGATATAAATATTGACATTCAAGTCGAATCTGTCTTTCAAAAAGCAAGTA
This Virgibacillus phasianinus DNA region includes the following protein-coding sequences:
- a CDS encoding genetic competence negative regulator, coding for MRIERVSNDQFTIFLTFDDLIERGFTTQELWHDVKNAGSLFSEMMYEASSELGIELEGMLLVHVHLMQAQGMHVYVTQKIEDTNWDEDFIEMKVTLDESNELIFSFQEFEDLIQVATYLDNISITGGSVYYMNDRYYILLQDEEINMSYKENVIAILSEFSSPSIVTSARLNEYGKVIMKNNAIDQIIDQFY
- a CDS encoding Glu/Leu/Phe/Val family dehydrogenase translates to MVADKAADSTKEQSSKNNVLTSTRTVVKTALEKLGYPDEVFELLKDPIRMMTVRIPVRMDDGSMKIFTGYRAQHNDAVGPTKGGVRFHPDVTETEVKALSIWMSLKAGIVDLPYGGGKGGIICDPREMSFRELEGVSRGYVRAISQIVGPNKDIPAPDVFTNSQIMAWMMDEYSRIDEFNSPGFITGKPIVLGGSHGRESATAKGVTIVINEAAKKKGIDVKGARVVVQGFGNAGSFLSKFLHDAGAKVVGISDAYGALHDPDGLDIDYLLDRRDSFGTVTKLFDNTISNKELLELDCDILVPAAVENQITAENAHNIKASIVVEAANGPTTLEGTKILSDRGILLVPDVLASAGGVTVSYFEWVQNNQGYYWEEEEIEDKLNKIMIKAFNSIYNTAETRRVDMRLAAYMIGVRKMAEASRFRGWV
- a CDS encoding metallophosphoesterase, producing the protein MAYIWIIGICGLLIIIYMVYLAHHDTIDYRTVNDENVPAGFDSFRIFFISDIHRRNIKQATLNKIDSHIDLIIIGGDLRENGVPLKRTRKNLDMLKKWNKSICFIWGNNDYEENPVALYQMLQKENITILANDSTQVKGNNEQYFNLVGLDCCKYKEARFDLATKNMDAAYTVLVTHAPSAFENMTENEQDTAHLVLAGHTHGGQIRIFGYGFYERGSYTKRRNTNILISEGYGYTGLPFRLGTKSECHVLTFEKKV
- a CDS encoding YpdA family putative bacillithiol disulfide reductase, coding for MLKEDTIIIGGGPCGMSCAIELQNKNIDALILEKGNIVNTIYNFPTHQMFFSSSEKLEIGDVAFITEKQKPVRNQALAYYRSVAERKKIRMNPFERVIQVDKTDQYFLLKTEQSNTGKQVEYKARNVIIATGYYDQPNYMNIPGEDLEKVMHYFKEAHPYFNKNVLVIGGKNSAVDATLELHKAGANVTVLYRGETYSKSVKPWILPEFDSLVRKDKVKMEFNAEVSEITSTQVYYEVNGEKKALANDFVFAMTGYRPDLHFLKQSGIEIDLQSGRPQFDKDTLETNVPGVYVAGVIAAGYNNNEIFIENGRHHGKVIAEAMTGR